From Coffea arabica cultivar ET-39 chromosome 2e, Coffea Arabica ET-39 HiFi, whole genome shotgun sequence, the proteins below share one genomic window:
- the LOC140036406 gene encoding uncharacterized protein, producing MENCYAVDAVNRASEMALFWTDAVKIKELQHTEFTIEALIEAEDTRVRKQQWITITKRKRLWGKKVMIIGDFNDTRCKEEKWGGRDREEWTFRDFRDFIRRNNLVDIGFEGGPWTWRNSWDEELEIKERLDRGLCSPEWLEVFNNAKCTHVENWASDHSILLLDTCPANRMRKKRFFFDKR from the exons atGGAGAACTGTTATGCAGTAGATGCAGTGAATAGAGCAAGTGAAATGGCATTATTCTGGACAGATGCAGTTAAAATAAAGGAACTACAACATACTGAATTCACCATTGAAGCATTGATAGAAGCTGAAGATACAAGA GTGAGGAAACAACAATGGATCACAATAACTAAGAGGAAAAGACTGTGGGGTAAGAAAGTGATGATCATAGGGGACTTCAATGACACAAGGTGTAAGGAGGAAAAATGGGGAGGAAGAGACAGAGAAGAATGGACATTTAGAGATTTCAGAGATTTCATCAGAAGGAACAATCTGGTGGATATAGGATTTGAAGGAGGACCATGGACATGGAGGAATAGTTGGGATGAAGAAttggaaataaaagaaagactaGATAGAGGATTATGCTCCCCTGAGTGGCTAGAGGTGTTTAACAATGCAAAATGTACACATGTTGAAAATTGGGCATCAGATCACAGTATCCTATTGCTTGACACTTGCCCAGCAAACAGAATGAGGAAAAAAAGATTTTTCTTTGATAAAAGATAG